The following proteins are co-located in the Bubalus bubalis isolate 160015118507 breed Murrah chromosome 23, NDDB_SH_1, whole genome shotgun sequence genome:
- the CWF19L1 gene encoding CWF19-like protein 1 isoform X2: protein MAQKPLRLLACGDVEGKFDALFNRVRAIQKKSGNFDLLLCVGNFFGSTPDAEWEEYKTGVKKAPIQTYVLGANNQETVKYFQDVDGCELAENITYLGRKGVFTGSSGLQIVYLSGTESLNEPVPGYSFSPKDVSSLRTMLRSTPQFKGVDILLTSPWPKYVGNFGNSSGEVDTKKCGSALISSLATGLKPRYHFASLEKTYYERLPYRNHIVLQENAQHATRFIALANVGNPEKKKYLYAFSIVPMKLMDAAELVKQPPDVTENPYRKSGKEASTGKQTPAPEEESACQFFFDLNEKQGRKRSSTGRDSKSSPHPKQPRKPPQPPGPCWFCLASPEVEKHLVVNIGTHCYLALAKGGLSDDHVLILPIGHYQSVVELSAEVVEEVEKYKATLRRFFRSRGKRCVLFERNYKSHHLQLQVIPVPLSSCATDDIKDAFITQAQEQQIELLEIPEHSDIKQIAQPGAAYFYVELDTGEKLFHRIKKNFPLQFGREVLASEAILNIPDKSDWRKCQMSKEEEETLARRFRKDFEPFDFTVDDD from the exons ATGGCTCAGAAACCGCTGCGCCT cTTGGCATGTGGAGATGTCGAAGGAAAGTTTGATGCTTTATTCAATAGAGTTCGAGCGATTCAGAAGAAAAGTGGAAACTTTGAT CTGCTGTTGTGTGTAGGAAATTTCTTTGGCTCTACTCCAGATGCTGAATGGGAAGAATATAAAACTGGTGTCAAGAAAG CTCCTATTCAGACATATGTGCTGGGTGCCAATAACCAGGAAACAGTGAAATATTTCCAAGATGTTGATGGGTGTGAATTAGCTGAAAACATTACTTATCTGG GTCGTAAAGGTGTCTTCACTGGAAGTTCAGGACTACAGATTGTGTACCTCAGTGGGACAGAGTCCTTAAATGAGCCTGTCCCAGGTTACAGTTTCAGTCCCAAGGATGTGTCTTCCCTAAGGACAATGCTGCGTTCAACACCCCAGTTTAAGGGTGTTGATATCTTGCTCACATCCCCGTGGCCCAAGTATGTGGGGAACTTTGGGAATTCTTCT GGAGAAGTGGATACCAAAAAATGTGGCTCTGCTTTGATCTCCAGTCTTGCCACAGGCTTGAAACCAAGATATCATTTtgcttctttggaaaagacctatTATGAGAGGCTTCCATATCG AAATCACATTGTTCTACAGGAAAATGCACAGCATGCCACCAGGTTTATAGCTCTGGCAAATGttggaaatccagaaaagaaaaag TATCTTTATGCATTCAGTATTGTTCCTATGAAACTAATGGATGCAGCAGAACTGGTAAAACAGCCACCAGATGTCACTGAAAACCCGTACAGAAAATCTGGGAAGGAAGCATCCACAGGAAAGCAAACTCCTGCCCCTGAG gaagaatcagcctgccagtttttctttgatttaaatGAAAAGCAGGGAAGGAAGCGTTCATCTACAGGCAGAGACAGCAAGTCTTCTCCTCACCCAAAGCAGCCTCGCAAACCTC CTCAGCCTCCAGGACCCTGCTGGTTTTGCCTTGCCAGCCCTGAAGTGGAAAAGCATTTGGTGGTCAACATTGGCACACAT TGCTACCTTGCCCTGGCCAAAGGAGGCTTATCTGATGACCATGTCCTCATTCTGCCCATTGGACACTACCAGTCAGTGGTGGAGCTTTCAGCAGAGGTGGTAGAAGAGGTGGAGAAGTACAAGGCTACATTGAGGAGGTTCTTTAGGAGTCGAGGCAAACGCTGTGTTCTATTTGAGAGGAATTATAAAAGCCATCACCTGCAGCTACAG gttATTCCTGTGCCGCTCAGCAGCTGTGCTACTGATGACATTAAAGACGCCTTCATCACTCAGGCACAGGAGCAGCAGATAGAGCTCCTGGAAATCCCAGAGCACTCAGACATCAAGCAG ATTGCACAGCCAGGAGCAGCATATTTTTATGTTGAACTTGACACAGGAGAGAAACTTTTCCacagaattaaaaagaattttccttTGCAGTTTGGAag
- the BLOC1S2 gene encoding biogenesis of lysosome-related organelles complex 1 subunit 2 isoform X2: protein MKCPMGRPESPDDVAVETAEEAKEPAEADINELCRDMFSKMATYLTGELTATSEDYKLLENMNKLTSLKYLEMKDIAINISRNLKDLNQKYAGLQPYLDQINIIEEQVAALEQAAYKLDAYSKKLGMWDLSSPTRDQACALCIGRSQVQEAGEAMKNNCGDKVFFNVERMFYKT, encoded by the exons ATGATGTCGCTGTGGAGACTGCTGAGGAAGCAAAGGAGCCTGCTGAGGCTGACATAAATGAGCTCTGCCGGGACATGTTCTCCAAAATGGCAACTTACCTGACTGGGGAACTGACGG CCACCAGTGAAGACTATAAGCTCctggaaaatatgaataaactaaCCAGCCTGAAGTATCTTGAAATGAAAGATATTGCTATAAACATTAGTAGAAACTTAAAGGACTTAAACCAGAAGT ATGCTGGACTGCAGCCTTATCTGGATCAGATCAACATAATTGAGGAGCAAGTAGCAGCTCTTGAGCAGGCAGCCTACAAGTTGGATGCATATTCAAAAAAACTGG gcatgtgggatcttagttccccgaccagggatcaagcctgcgccctctgcattgggag AAGCCAAGTACAAGAAGCTGGAGAAGCGATGAAAAACAACTGTGGGGACAAAgtcttttttaatgtggaaagAATGTTTTATAAGACCTGA
- the CWF19L1 gene encoding CWF19-like protein 1 isoform X1, with protein sequence MAQKPLRLLACGDVEGKFDALFNRVRAIQKKSGNFDLLLCVGNFFGSTPDAEWEEYKTGVKKAPIQTYVLGANNQETVKYFQDVDGCELAENITYLGRKGVFTGSSGLQIVYLSGTESLNEPVPGYSFSPKDVSSLRTMLRSTPQFKGVDILLTSPWPKYVGNFGNSSGEVDTKKCGSALISSLATGLKPRYHFASLEKTYYERLPYRFVISFFPNGSPGKNHIVLQENAQHATRFIALANVGNPEKKKYLYAFSIVPMKLMDAAELVKQPPDVTENPYRKSGKEASTGKQTPAPEEESACQFFFDLNEKQGRKRSSTGRDSKSSPHPKQPRKPPQPPGPCWFCLASPEVEKHLVVNIGTHCYLALAKGGLSDDHVLILPIGHYQSVVELSAEVVEEVEKYKATLRRFFRSRGKRCVLFERNYKSHHLQLQVIPVPLSSCATDDIKDAFITQAQEQQIELLEIPEHSDIKQIAQPGAAYFYVELDTGEKLFHRIKKNFPLQFGREVLASEAILNIPDKSDWRKCQMSKEEEETLARRFRKDFEPFDFTVDDD encoded by the exons ATGGCTCAGAAACCGCTGCGCCT cTTGGCATGTGGAGATGTCGAAGGAAAGTTTGATGCTTTATTCAATAGAGTTCGAGCGATTCAGAAGAAAAGTGGAAACTTTGAT CTGCTGTTGTGTGTAGGAAATTTCTTTGGCTCTACTCCAGATGCTGAATGGGAAGAATATAAAACTGGTGTCAAGAAAG CTCCTATTCAGACATATGTGCTGGGTGCCAATAACCAGGAAACAGTGAAATATTTCCAAGATGTTGATGGGTGTGAATTAGCTGAAAACATTACTTATCTGG GTCGTAAAGGTGTCTTCACTGGAAGTTCAGGACTACAGATTGTGTACCTCAGTGGGACAGAGTCCTTAAATGAGCCTGTCCCAGGTTACAGTTTCAGTCCCAAGGATGTGTCTTCCCTAAGGACAATGCTGCGTTCAACACCCCAGTTTAAGGGTGTTGATATCTTGCTCACATCCCCGTGGCCCAAGTATGTGGGGAACTTTGGGAATTCTTCT GGAGAAGTGGATACCAAAAAATGTGGCTCTGCTTTGATCTCCAGTCTTGCCACAGGCTTGAAACCAAGATATCATTTtgcttctttggaaaagacctatTATGAGAGGCTTCCATATCG ATTCGTGATCTCATTTTTTCCTAACGGCAGCCCTGGGAA AAATCACATTGTTCTACAGGAAAATGCACAGCATGCCACCAGGTTTATAGCTCTGGCAAATGttggaaatccagaaaagaaaaag TATCTTTATGCATTCAGTATTGTTCCTATGAAACTAATGGATGCAGCAGAACTGGTAAAACAGCCACCAGATGTCACTGAAAACCCGTACAGAAAATCTGGGAAGGAAGCATCCACAGGAAAGCAAACTCCTGCCCCTGAG gaagaatcagcctgccagtttttctttgatttaaatGAAAAGCAGGGAAGGAAGCGTTCATCTACAGGCAGAGACAGCAAGTCTTCTCCTCACCCAAAGCAGCCTCGCAAACCTC CTCAGCCTCCAGGACCCTGCTGGTTTTGCCTTGCCAGCCCTGAAGTGGAAAAGCATTTGGTGGTCAACATTGGCACACAT TGCTACCTTGCCCTGGCCAAAGGAGGCTTATCTGATGACCATGTCCTCATTCTGCCCATTGGACACTACCAGTCAGTGGTGGAGCTTTCAGCAGAGGTGGTAGAAGAGGTGGAGAAGTACAAGGCTACATTGAGGAGGTTCTTTAGGAGTCGAGGCAAACGCTGTGTTCTATTTGAGAGGAATTATAAAAGCCATCACCTGCAGCTACAG gttATTCCTGTGCCGCTCAGCAGCTGTGCTACTGATGACATTAAAGACGCCTTCATCACTCAGGCACAGGAGCAGCAGATAGAGCTCCTGGAAATCCCAGAGCACTCAGACATCAAGCAG ATTGCACAGCCAGGAGCAGCATATTTTTATGTTGAACTTGACACAGGAGAGAAACTTTTCCacagaattaaaaagaattttccttTGCAGTTTGGAag